A segment of the Deltaproteobacteria bacterium genome:
GCTGCGCGAGGCCGCGGACGAGCGCGTCGCCAGCGCGGAGGCGCGCGCTGCCGAAGCCGAGCGCGGCCCGCGCGCGGAGCAGATCGCGCAGGCGCGCGCACGGTACGCAGGGGCGCGGGACGCGCTCGCCACCGCCGAGCGCGAGGCGAAGCGCGCACGCGAGCTGCACGCGGGCGGGGTTGCATCGGACGAGCTCGTCGACCAACGCGAGCGTGTCCACGCGCTCGCGCGCGCCGAACGCGATGCGGCAGCCGCCGCGCTCGCGGAGCTGCTCGCCGGCACGCGCAGCGAGCAGGTCGCGCAGGCGCACGCGCGGCGCGACGAGGCGCGCGCTTCCGCGCGCGAGGCCGCGCTGCGCGAGCAGCGCCTCGAAGTCCGCGCGCCGCGTGCGGGCGTCGTGGACGCGCTGCCGTACAAGGTGGGCGAGCGTCCTCCCGCCGGCGCCGTGGTCGCGGTGCTGCTCGCGGACGGCGCGCCCTACGCGCGCGTGCACGTGCCCGCCGCCCTGCGCGCGCGCGTGAAGCCGGGCACGAGCGCGCGGGCTCGCGTCGACGGCTTCGAGACTCCGTTCGAAGCGCGCGTGCGCAGCGTCGCTCAGGACGCCTCGTTCACGCCGTTCTACGCGCTCACGCAGCACGATCGCGGCCGGCTCAGCTATGTCGCCGAGATCGACCTGACCGATGACGCGGCCCGCGATCTCCCGAGCGGCCTCCCGGTCGAGGTGGAGTTCGCACCGTGAGCGGCGAGGTCGTCCTCGAAGCGCGCGCCCTCACGCGGCGCTTCGGCGCGCACACCGCGGTCGACGCGCTCTCGCTCGCGATTCCGCGCGCGCAGATCTACGGCTTTCTCGGCCCCAACGGCTCGGGCAAGACGACCACGATTCGCATGCTGTGCGGCCTGCTCGCGCCGAGCGCCGGCGACGCCACGGTGCTCGGCCTCGCGATCCCGCGCGAAGCGCCGAAGCTGCGTGAGCGCATCGGCTACATGACGCAGAAGTTCTCGCTCTACGAAGATCTGAGCGTCGCCGAGAACCTCGAGTTCCTCGCCGAGATCTACGCGCTCGAGCGCGGCGCAGCGCGCAGGCGCATCGACGAGCTGTGCGCCGAGTACCGCCTCGAAAAGCTGCGCGATCAGCTCGCGGGCACGCTCTCCGGCGGCCAGAGGCAGCGCCTCGCGCTCGCCGGCGCCCTGATCCACCGACCCGACTTGTTATTCCTCGACGAGCCCACCAGCGCCGTGGACCCCGAGAGCCGCCGCGACTTCTGGGAGTCGCTGTTCCGCCTCGTCGACGCCGGCACCACGATCCTCGTCTCGACGCACTACATGGACGAGGCCGAGCGCTGCCACGCGCTCGCGATCCTCGATCGCGGCGTGCTCGTGGCGAACGGCGCGCCGCGCGAGCTGATGGGCGCGCTCGCGGGCTCGGTGGTCGAGATCGAGGGCGAGGCACTGCGCGCCGCGCGCACCGCTCTCGAAGGACTCGCGTTCGTCGTCAGCGTCGCGCAGCTCGGCACGCGGCTGCGCGTGCTCACGGACTGCGCCGAGCCGGCGCGCGAAGTGCAGCGCGCGCTCGCCGCGGCGCACGTCGACGCGACCGCGCGCGCGGCGCTGCCGAGCCTCGAGGACGTGTTCGTCGCCGCGACGCGCGGCCGCGGCGTCGCAGCATGAACTTCTGGCGCCGCACCGCCGCCGTGGCGCGCAAGGAAGTGCGCCAGCTGCGCCGCGATTACTTCACGGCGGGGATGATCGTGGGCCTACCCGCGATCCAGCTGTTGCTGTTCGGTTACGCGATCAACACCGACGTGCGCCACCTGCGCGCGGGCGTCGCCGACGCCGCGAACACGCAGCTCTCGCGCCGTCTCGTCGCCGACGCGGAGGCGAGCCAAGTCGTCGACGTGGTCGCGCAGGTCGAGACGCCGGAGCAGCTCGAGGAGTTGTTACGGGAAGGCGAGATCGCGGTCGGCATCGCGATCCCGCGCGACTTCGAGCGCCGCGCGCGAAGAGAGGGTCGCGCCCCCGCGCAGCTGCTCGTCGACGGCGCGGATCCCGCCTTGCTGATCGCCGCTCGCGGCCTCGCCTCGCTGCCGATCGCCGCGCGCCCCACGCCGCGCGCGGAGCCGACGCCCACCTTCGAGGTGCGCCCGTTCTACAACCCCGAGCGCCGCTCGGCGGTCCAGATCGTGCCCGGCCTGATCGGCGTGATCCTCACGATGACGATGGTGCTGTTCACGTCGGTCGCGATCGTGCGCGAGCGCGAGCGCGGCAATCTCGAGCTGATCATCAACACGCCCGTGCGCACCACCGAGCTGATGCTCGGCAAGATCTCCCCCTACGTCGCGATCGGAATGATCCAGACCACGCTGATCCTGTTGCTGGGGCGCGCTGTCTTCGACGTGCCGATCGCGGGCAGCCTCTTCGACCTCTACGCCGGCTCGCTGATCTTCGTCACCTCGGTCACCGCGCTCGGCCTGCTCTTCTCGACGCTCGTCTCGACGCAGATGCAGGCCTTCCAGCTCACCTTCATGTCCTTCCTGCCGCAGATCCTGATGAGCGGCTTCATGTTCCCCTTCGACGGCATGCCGAAGCCCGCTCGGCTCGTCGCCGAAATCTTTCCGCTCACCCACTTCGTGCGCCTCGTGCGCGGCATCATCCTGCGCGGCGCGAGCCTCGGCGAGGTGCGCGGCGAGCTGTGGCCGCTCGCGCTGTTCTTCGTGGTCACCGTGTCGATCGCGATCGCGCGCTTCCGAAAGCGGCTCGACTAATCGCGACGCGGGTCCGCGAGCCACGGCGCGATGCGGCGCGTCACGGCGCTCAGATCGAAGAACGTCACGAACACGACGGGCATGAACAGGAACTGCACGTTCAGCAGCACCCAGGTCATCGCGTGGAACGTCGCGACGAATGCGACGAAAGCGATGCGTTGCCAGAGCGCCCGGAGCCAGAAGATCACGGGGAAGCCGAGCTCCATCGCGGCGACGCCGAGGCCCGGCAGGATCAGCGTCCACGGATGTGCGGCGAGCCAAAGGCCGAGTTGTGCGCCCGCGCCGACGTCGGACTCGCCGAACCGAAGCGCGCGTTCGAGCGTGAGCTGCCGCAACACTTCCGGCCCGAACCAGGCGAGCCCCGTGCCCCGCAGCTTCGCGAAGCCGCTCCACCAATAGAACGCCGCGATGTAGAGCTGCGAGGCGCGAATCGGCCAGCTCGCCTCCCACTCCGCGAGCGCGCCGCGCGCGCGCCCGGCCAGCGCATCGAGGGAGAACGTCTCGCCCGAACGCGAGAGCGCGAAGAAGAGCAGCACGTGGAACGGGATCAGCTCGCGGTGGTGGACGTCGCCCGCGACGCTGTCGCGAAAGCCTTTCAGCACGACGATCAACGCGAGGGACGCGAGCGCGGCAGCGCGCGTTCTCCAGCCCAAGGCGAACGCGGCGAGGGCGGCCAGGAGCACGACCACGCCGGCCTGTGCGAGCAGCGGCTCGAAGCGGGTGATGCCGAGCGCGTCGAAGTACCAGATCGAATCGATCAGCCGGAAGCGCGCGCCGAACGGGTCGATCTCGAAGAAGCTCGAGAACTGCATCGCGAAGAACGGGATCAGTCCGAGCCCGAGCAGGAACCGCGTCGCTCCGAGCCGCTGCGGCGTGCCGCCGCTGAACACGAAGCGATCGAGCGCGGCGAGGGCCGTCTTCATCGCGCGCTCCCGGCGTTCCACTCGGTCCGCCAGCGCAGCCGCGCCGTCTCGCGCGTGTCGGGCAGGCGCTCCAGCGTCTCGGACGAGAAGTGCATGCGCACGCGCTCGGCGTGAAGCTCGACGATGAAGTCCGGAGCGCCCGGCGCGCGCCCCAGCGTCTCGTTCACGCTCACCAGCAGCGCGCGCTCCCAGTTCTCCACGAAGATGGGCTCGCCCGGCGCAATGCCCAACCACCAGCGGTCGAGCGTCGCGCCGCCGGAGTTCTTGTGCTTGAAGCGCGGCGGAGGGTGGCCCCAGCTGCGTTCGTAGTAGAGCCGCCACATGTTGCGCGGCGCGACGTTCAGGTCCGCGCGCCGCACCCACTCCTCGCCCCCATCCGCGCGCACGGCCCGCCAGCCCTCGCGCTCGAGGCGCTCGCGATCTTTGAGCACGACGCTGCGCCGCTCCGGCGCCTCGGCGGGCTGGATCGCGTACATCGGCGCCCAGGTGAGCCGGAACTCGTCGATGCGAAACGGCACCGCGAGCCACACCACGAGCGCGTGGACGGCGAGCAGCCACGCGACGCTGCGCTTGTTCATTCAGTCCCTCGTGCGGAGCGCCTGCCGAGCACCGGCGCAATGCGGTCGAGCAGGGGCGAAAGATCGAAGAAAACCGCGAACACCACGGGCAGGAATACGAACTTCACCTTCATGAGGACATAGTTCGCGACGTGAAAGAGCGTGACGCCGCCGAGGAACAGCGCGCGCAGCCCGGCGGCGCGCATCCACAGGACGAGGTGGAACCCGAGCTCCATCACGAAGGTCGCGAGCGCGAGCAGGATCAACAACTCGGTCTGGTGCGAGAACCAGAGCGCGAGCGGGTTGCCCTCCGGCTCGCCGTCGGGGCCGATGCCGAAGCGAAACGAACGGTTGAGCAGAAGTACCTGCAGCCGCTCGCCGTCGCGGATCCAGTCCCATCCGGTCATGCGCCACTTCGCGAGGCCGCTCCAGAAGTAGAACGACGCGATGTGCAGCTGCGCGGCCTTGATCGGCCAGCTCGACTCCCACTCCTCGAGCTCGCGGGTTTCCGGGCGACGGCGCGCATCGAGCGAGTCGACATCGCCGCAGCGCGAGAACGCGAACAGGAACAGCACCGCGAACGGCACGAGCTCGCGGTGGTGCACGTCGCCCGCGACGCTGTCGCGCATTCCCTTCAGCAGTGCGATCGCGACGAGGCAGACGACCGCGGAGAGGCGCGTGCGGTAGCCCAGCGCGAACGTGGTGGTCGCAATCAGGAGCGTCGCGAGCGCGAGCGCCGCGAGTGCCGGGTCCAAGCGTTGGATGCCGAGCCACTCGAAGTACCAGATCGGGTGCACGAACCAGAACTTCGGGCCCGTCCAATCGAGCCCTAACAACGTGTAGTACTGCAGCACGTGAAACGGCAGCATCCCGAAGCCGAGCACGATTCGAGTCGCCGCCAATCTCCGCGGCGAGCAACCCGTAAAGAAGAAACGCGCGAGCGCTCTCGCGATCACTCGAAGTCGCCCCGCCACGCGTCGTCCCACCTGAGCACGACCTCGCGCTGTTTGCGTCCGACCAGCTCGAGCGTCTCGCGATCGAAGCGCAGCGTCTCGCGTGATGCAGCCAACGAGACGATGAACTCGGGGTCCTGCGGCGATCGTCCGAGCGTGTGATTGACGCTGCCGATCAGGCGGCGGTCCCAGTTCACCACCCACGTCTTCTCGCCGGGCTCGAGGCCCCACAGCCAGCGGTCGAACGCCCCTGCGTCGGCATTGGCGTGCTTGAAATTCATCGACCCGCTGCCGAATGAGCGCTCGTAGTAGATCCGCCAGAACGAGCGCATCGGAATGTTCAGCCGCGAGATCGGCATCCACTCCTCGGCGCCATCACGCCGCCGCGCCAACCAGCCGCGCTCGCGCAGGAACACCTTGTCCTTGCGGACCATCGCGAGCGTTTCGGTGCCGCGATATCGGTAGACCGAGTACATCGGCGCCCACGTAAGTGGAAACTGGTCGACGCGTGCGATCGCCGCGGCCCAGTTCGCCGCGAAGAATGCGGCCAGCAGAACGCAAACGGCACGGCGCGACACTCGCCTCCCTCCGGCGCGCGCGAAGTTATCGCGCGGAGGTGCGCGGTCGATTCTCGCGCGCCCCGCTGCTAATCGAGGCGCGTCCCCCGAACTCGCGTGGACCTCGATGCCGCATCCGCTCGTTCACATCGGCTTCCACAAGACGGCGACGAAATGGTTCCAGGAAGCCGTCTACCCGCTCGTGAAGAGCCACGTCTACATCCCGCGCGCTCGCGTGCAGGCCGCGCTGCTGGGGCCGAGCGCGTTCCACTTCGACGCGGACGAAGCTCGCGCTTGCCTCGAAATCCCGCCGGGCACCGCGCCGATTCTGTGCGAAGAGAACCTCAGCGGGTACCTGCACAATGGCGGGTTGTTGGGCCTCCTCACCAAGGAAGTCGCGCAGCGCGTTCGCGCCACGCTCCCCGATGCGCACGTCGTAGTCGTCGTGCGCGCGCAGCCCGAAATGGTCGCAGCGTGTTACCAGCAGTACGTGCGCGGTGGCGGCACCTACAGCGCGCAGCGTTACCTCTGGCCGGCGGATTTCGTGCGAGGCGCCTCGGCGCTGGCTTTCAAGGCGCCGCGCTTCAGCTTCGACCACTTCGAGTACGACCGCGTGATCGCTCACTACCAGCAGCTCTTCGGCCCCGAGCGAGTTCACGCCTACGCCTACGAGCAGATCGAACGTGATGCTCGGGAGTTCTTGCGCCTCTACGCCCGCGAGCACGCGCTCGACCTCGACGTGGCGAACGTGCCGCTCGCCAAGCGAAACGCTTCCTACAGCCGGACGGTCAATCAGCTCTCGCGCATCCTCAATCGCTTCACGGCGCGCTCCGTCACGGACAAGCACACCTGGCTGCACGTGCCCTATCTGTATCGCCAACGACGCCGCCTGATCGAAGCCGCCAACGCGACGGGCGTGTTCGGCTCCCGCGCGTCTCCGGACGACTTGTTAGGTGCGCAGACCGTCGCATGGATTCGGCAGCGCTACTGGGAGTAGAACCGCCGGCTCGCGAAGCTCGTGAACTGCGACCTCGCCGACCTCGGCTACCCGCTCGATCCACCGCCGGCGCCCGTGGCGCGACCCGAGCGCGCCGCTTGGCTGCGGTGGACGACGAAGTAGCGCCCTGCGCGGCACCCTCCTCTTGGTGCACGCTCCGCAGCCAGGAGGCCCGCCATGTACACCGACATCCGCACCGAGAAGCGCGGCGCGTGCCATTGGATCGTGCTGAATCGCCCCGACGCGATGAACGCGGTGCGCCCCAAAACCTACGTCGAGCTCACGCACGCCTTCGAGGACGCCGACGCCGATCGCGACACGCGCTTCATCGTGCTCTCCGGCGAAGGTCGAGGCTTCTGCGCCGGCGACGACTTCAACGAGATCTTCCTCAGCGAGGACCAGCACCCCTCGAAGCGCAGCGACGCCACGCTCGCGCGCTACCGCTCGCGCCACGGCGCCGCGACCCCCGTGGTCGGCGCGATTCTCGCGTGCACGAAGCCGACCATCGCCGCGATCAACGGCCCCGCGGTCGGCATGGGCATGGACCTCGCGCTGCTCTGCGACATCCGCATCGCGAGCGAGCGCGCGAAGCTCGGCAGCTACTTCGTGCGCCGCGGCGTGATCGGCAGCATCGGCGGCACGTACCTCCTGCCGCGCATCGTCGGCCTCTCGCGCGCGATGGAGCTGCTGCTCTCGGGCGAGCTCGTCGACGCACACGAAGCGGAGCGGCTCGGCCTGGTCTCGCGCGTCGTGCCCGACAGCGAGCTCGCCGCCGCGGTCGACGCCCTCGCCGAGAAGCTCTCGTGGGGAGCGCCGCTCGCGCAGCGCGCGATCAAGCGCGTGGTGCGCCGCGGCCTCACCGTCGACCCCGATGCGCTCGAGGAGTACGGACGCCTGCTGTCGGACGAGCTGTGGAAGACGGAGGACCACCGCGAGGGCGTGCGGAGCCACGTCGAACGGAGGAAGCCCGCGTTCAGGGAGCGCTGAGGGACTGCGTTCTGCGGAGGGATCGGCGCGGCACGGAGCAGCCTCGTTTCTTTGCACTTCGCTCGCCTCCGCGGACTCCGGCTCGCGGCTTGCGGTTCATATCGAGCCCGCGTTTCGTCGTCAGGGAGTGGTTGCTGGCTACGTGGCGTCGGCCGGCACTTCGGTACCGTGCGCGAACTCCTGGAGGCTTCATGGCGCACGATCTCGTGATTCGGGGCGGGGACATCATCGACGGCACGGGCAAGCCTGCCTTTCGCGGCGACGTCGCCATCGATGGCGACACGATCACCGCGGTCGGCGCGGTCTCCGCACCCGGCAAGCGCGAGATCGACGCGCGCGGGCACGCGGTCACGCCGGGCTTCGTCGACATCCACACGCACCTCGACGCGCAGATCGCGTGGGACCCGCTGCTGACGCCGCTTTCGTGGCACGGCGTGACGAGCGCGTTGTTAGGGAACTGCGGCGTCACCTTCGCGCCGGTGCGGCCGGGCGATGCGGCGACGCTCGCGGGCATGATGGAGACGGTCGAGGACATCCCGCGCCGCGCGATCCTCGAGGGCCTGCCCTGGAACTGGGAAGGCTACGGCGGCTACCTCGACGCGCTGCGCACGACGGCGCCCGCGATCAACGTCGCGGGGCTCGTCGGCCACTGCGCGGTGCGCTTCTACGTGATGGGCGAGCGCGCCGTCGACGAGCAGCCGACCGACGCCGAGATGGATCGCATCGCGGAAGTGGTCGGCGAGTCCGTGCGCCAGGGCGCGGTCGGATTCTCGACCTCGCGCCTGATCGGCCACGTGCTGCCCGACGGCCGCGACGTGCCCGGCACGCACGCGAGCGCCGAAGAGCTCGTGCGCATCGCGCGCGCCGTGAAGCGCGCGGGCGGCGGGCTCATGCAAAACGTGCTCGACCTCTCGGGCAAGTTCGACCACGAGATGGCGCTGATCCGCAAAGAGGCCGAGGCGACTGGCGACCGCGTGCTGTTCAGCGTGACCGCGGGCAACTCCGACGCCTCGGGCAAGCGCCTCAACGCGATCGTCGACGGCATGCGCGCCGACGGCCTCGACGTGAGCTGCGTCGCGATCCCGCGCGGGTCGGGATTTGTTACGGGCCTCGTGAACGAGCTGCCCTGGCGCAGCGGCGCCTGGAAGGAGCTCGCCGCGCGGAGCTTCGCGGAGCGGCTCGCGGCGCTCGACGACGCCGACTTCTGCGCGCGCCTCGTCGCCGATGCGAACGCGGACACGAGCTTCATGGCGAAGGTGCCGACCTTCCATCTCGGCAGTGGCGACACGCCCGACTACGTGTTCCGCATGGAGACCTCGCTCGCGCATCTCGCGAAGCTCGCGGGCGAGACGGAGGCCGAGACGTTCCTGCGCATGCAGCGCGAGACGCGCGGCAAGGCGCTCTTCACGAAGCTCTTCTTCAACCCGAACCTGCGCGCCGTCGAGGACCTGATCTCGGGCGGCCACATCCTGCCGGGCCTCGGCGACGCCGGCGCGCACGTCGGCCAGGTGATGGACTCGGGCTGGTGCTCGTTCGTGCTCGCCCACTGGGTGCGCGAGCGCGGCCTCTTCACGACGGAAGAAGCGGTGCGCCGCATGAGCGCGATGCCAGCGCGCATCATGGGCCTGAAAGATCGCGGCAGGCTCGAAGCGGGCCTCAAGGCCGACGTGAACGTGATCGACCTCGCCCGCGTGAGCGAACGCATGCCCGAATACGTGCGCGACTTCCCGAACGGCGCCGGCCGCTTCGTGCAGCGCGGCCGCGGCTACCGCGCCACGCTGTGCAACGGCGTGCCGATCCTCGAGAATGACGAGCACACGGGGCTACGCGGCGGCGCCGTGATCGGGCGCTGAGGCGTCCGTCACTGCGCCGACCCGGACGACTGCGGTGGCTGCCGCAGTTGCGAGCACGTGCGTGATCGCTGCGTGAGCGGCGCGGACCCGCTGGCCACTCAGCGGCGCCCGTATGACGGCACTCTTCTTGCGACCTCTCCGGCTCGGGAGGGGTCGCCATGCCGCGCTATGCGTACGAGTGGCTTTCGGGACAGGACCTGACGTTCCTGCTCGCCGAGAACGAGAACGCCCCGATGAACGTCGCCGCCGTCGGCGTCTTCGAGGCAGGGCCAATGCGGCGCGACGATGGCGGCCTCCACATGGAGCGCTTTCTCGAGTCGATGCAGGCAATCCTGCACCGCATTCCACGCTACCGGCAGCGCCTCGTGTTCAGCCCGCTCGAAAACCGGCCCGTGTGGGTCGACGACCGCCACTTCGAGCTGCGCTTTCACGCGCGCCACGCGGCGCTACCGAAGCCCGGCTCGCTCGCGCAGCTGAAGGATTTCGCCGCGTGGGTGCTGTCCCGGCAGCTCGATCGCGCGCGGCCGCTGTGGGAGGCGTGGCTCGTCGAGGGTGTCGAGGGCGGCGCTCAGTTCGCGCTGATCACGAAGGTGCATCACTGCATGATCGACGGCGCGGCTGGCTCGGATCTCATCCAAATCATGCTGTCGCCGTCGCCCCGTCCCGACGTCGATGCGCCGGCGCCGTACACACCGCGCCCCACACCCGGCCCGTTCGAGCTCGCGGTCGAAGAGGTGATGCGCGGCGGCGCGCGCATCGCGACCGCCGCGCGAGTACTCGTCGGCACCGCGCGCGATCCCAAAGGAGCGCGCGAACGAACGCAGGTGCGTGCGGCGTCGCTCGCGAAGCTCGCGAGCTACGCGCTGCGGCCGGCGTCGGCGACGCCGCTCAACGGCCCGGTCGGACCCCATCGCCAGCTCGACTGGCTGACGATGCCGCTCGATGACTTGCTCGAGCTGCGCAAGGTGCTCGGGTGCAGCCTCAACGACGTCGTGCTCGCGACGGTGGCGGGCGCGGTGCGGCGATATCTCATGCATCGCCGCGCGGATCCCGCGCTGCTCGACTTCCGCGTGAGCGCGCCGGTGAACATGCGCAAGCCGAGCGAGCGCGGTCGGCTCGGCAATCGCGTCTCGTCGTGGATCGTGCCGCTCCCGATCGCGGAGAAGGATCCCCTGAAGCGCCTCGGCCAGATTCGCGACGAGACCTCGCGCCTCAAGCGCTCCGACGCAGCGGCCGGACTCGACAGCTTGTTCTCTCTGGCCGACTGGCTGCCGCCGCGCGTTCTCGCAAGTGCGGTGGGGCTCGCAGAAGGCCCGGCGAACCTGATCGTGACGAACGTGCCGGGGCCAAACTTCCCGCTGTATCTGTGCGGCGCGAAGCTGCTCGGGATGTATCCCCTCGTTCCCTTGCTACCGCGTACG
Coding sequences within it:
- a CDS encoding HTTM domain-containing protein, which produces MAATRIVLGFGMLPFHVLQYYTLLGLDWTGPKFWFVHPIWYFEWLGIQRLDPALAALALATLLIATTTFALGYRTRLSAVVCLVAIALLKGMRDSVAGDVHHRELVPFAVLFLFAFSRCGDVDSLDARRRPETRELEEWESSWPIKAAQLHIASFYFWSGLAKWRMTGWDWIRDGERLQVLLLNRSFRFGIGPDGEPEGNPLALWFSHQTELLILLALATFVMELGFHLVLWMRAAGLRALFLGGVTLFHVANYVLMKVKFVFLPVVFAVFFDLSPLLDRIAPVLGRRSARGTE
- a CDS encoding ABC transporter permease produces the protein MNFWRRTAAVARKEVRQLRRDYFTAGMIVGLPAIQLLLFGYAINTDVRHLRAGVADAANTQLSRRLVADAEASQVVDVVAQVETPEQLEELLREGEIAVGIAIPRDFERRARREGRAPAQLLVDGADPALLIAARGLASLPIAARPTPRAEPTPTFEVRPFYNPERRSAVQIVPGLIGVILTMTMVLFTSVAIVRERERGNLELIINTPVRTTELMLGKISPYVAIGMIQTTLILLLGRAVFDVPIAGSLFDLYAGSLIFVTSVTALGLLFSTLVSTQMQAFQLTFMSFLPQILMSGFMFPFDGMPKPARLVAEIFPLTHFVRLVRGIILRGASLGEVRGELWPLALFFVVTVSIAIARFRKRLD
- a CDS encoding ABC transporter ATP-binding protein, translated to MSGEVVLEARALTRRFGAHTAVDALSLAIPRAQIYGFLGPNGSGKTTTIRMLCGLLAPSAGDATVLGLAIPREAPKLRERIGYMTQKFSLYEDLSVAENLEFLAEIYALERGAARRRIDELCAEYRLEKLRDQLAGTLSGGQRQRLALAGALIHRPDLLFLDEPTSAVDPESRRDFWESLFRLVDAGTTILVSTHYMDEAERCHALAILDRGVLVANGAPRELMGALAGSVVEIEGEALRAARTALEGLAFVVSVAQLGTRLRVLTDCAEPAREVQRALAAAHVDATARAALPSLEDVFVAATRGRGVAA
- a CDS encoding wax ester/triacylglycerol synthase family O-acyltransferase is translated as MPRYAYEWLSGQDLTFLLAENENAPMNVAAVGVFEAGPMRRDDGGLHMERFLESMQAILHRIPRYRQRLVFSPLENRPVWVDDRHFELRFHARHAALPKPGSLAQLKDFAAWVLSRQLDRARPLWEAWLVEGVEGGAQFALITKVHHCMIDGAAGSDLIQIMLSPSPRPDVDAPAPYTPRPTPGPFELAVEEVMRGGARIATAARVLVGTARDPKGARERTQVRAASLAKLASYALRPASATPLNGPVGPHRQLDWLTMPLDDLLELRKVLGCSLNDVVLATVAGAVRRYLMHRRADPALLDFRVSAPVNMRKPSERGRLGNRVSSWIVPLPIAEKDPLKRLGQIRDETSRLKRSDAAAGLDSLFSLADWLPPRVLASAVGLAEGPANLIVTNVPGPNFPLYLCGAKLLGMYPLVPLLPRTGLGIALFSYDGRLCWGFAVDRDLVPDVAAFVRSVRDAFEELRTAAVSHVFRKPVVGAAPRAEAPAPHAGDAVVPLRASRSRTSDEDIAQR
- a CDS encoding amidohydrolase family protein, whose translation is MAHDLVIRGGDIIDGTGKPAFRGDVAIDGDTITAVGAVSAPGKREIDARGHAVTPGFVDIHTHLDAQIAWDPLLTPLSWHGVTSALLGNCGVTFAPVRPGDAATLAGMMETVEDIPRRAILEGLPWNWEGYGGYLDALRTTAPAINVAGLVGHCAVRFYVMGERAVDEQPTDAEMDRIAEVVGESVRQGAVGFSTSRLIGHVLPDGRDVPGTHASAEELVRIARAVKRAGGGLMQNVLDLSGKFDHEMALIRKEAEATGDRVLFSVTAGNSDASGKRLNAIVDGMRADGLDVSCVAIPRGSGFVTGLVNELPWRSGAWKELAARSFAERLAALDDADFCARLVADANADTSFMAKVPTFHLGSGDTPDYVFRMETSLAHLAKLAGETEAETFLRMQRETRGKALFTKLFFNPNLRAVEDLISGGHILPGLGDAGAHVGQVMDSGWCSFVLAHWVRERGLFTTEEAVRRMSAMPARIMGLKDRGRLEAGLKADVNVIDLARVSERMPEYVRDFPNGAGRFVQRGRGYRATLCNGVPILENDEHTGLRGGAVIGR
- a CDS encoding HlyD family efflux transporter periplasmic adaptor subunit — encoded protein: MTRVFTLLLIGLLGASCTEDSEIAVGQLERDRIELVAEANEPIVEIAVREGDAVAAGALVVRLAPERLAALREAADERVASAEARAAEAERGPRAEQIAQARARYAGARDALATAEREAKRARELHAGGVASDELVDQRERVHALARAERDAAAAALAELLAGTRSEQVAQAHARRDEARASAREAALREQRLEVRAPRAGVVDALPYKVGERPPAGAVVAVLLADGAPYARVHVPAALRARVKPGTSARARVDGFETPFEARVRSVAQDASFTPFYALTQHDRGRLSYVAEIDLTDDAARDLPSGLPVEVEFAP
- a CDS encoding enoyl-CoA hydratase/isomerase family protein, with amino-acid sequence MYTDIRTEKRGACHWIVLNRPDAMNAVRPKTYVELTHAFEDADADRDTRFIVLSGEGRGFCAGDDFNEIFLSEDQHPSKRSDATLARYRSRHGAATPVVGAILACTKPTIAAINGPAVGMGMDLALLCDIRIASERAKLGSYFVRRGVIGSIGGTYLLPRIVGLSRAMELLLSGELVDAHEAERLGLVSRVVPDSELAAAVDALAEKLSWGAPLAQRAIKRVVRRGLTVDPDALEEYGRLLSDELWKTEDHREGVRSHVERRKPAFRER